The window CCCGGCGCGCCGAGCCGCCGAGGCCCCGCCGCGCCGGGCGCGGGGCGCGGCCTGCTCTGACCTGCCATGAAGCGTTCTCCCCTCAGCGAGTCGGCTCAGTCTACCGGCCGGCCTGCCCGACGAGCGGCCGGCACGACCTCACGGCGCGCTGCTCGCGAAGGGCACCGCTTCGGCCGCGAAGAGCCGGCCCGCGCGGGTGAGCGCCCCGGGTGCGAGCTCGCGGACGCGCCCGGCGGCGGCGAGGCTCGCCGGCGAGGCGGCGCCGGCGAGCAGCGAGGCGAGCGCGCCGACGTCGAGCGCGAGCTGGGCGGGCGCGCCGGTCCGCTCGGCGTGGCCTCGGCCCTCCCAATCCGACTCGAGCACCCAGCGTCCCTCGTTCCAGCCGCAGCGCCCGTCGGCGACCTCGAAGGTGAGCGAGCCAGCGGCACCGTAGCGGCGGAGGGGGACGGCGGCGGCCACGTCGACGACGCGCAGCCAGGTGGCGTCGCGCACCGCGAGGACCTCGAGCGAGCGGGGATCGGCGAGCGCGTGGCGGAGCGGCTCGTCGAGCGGCCGCTGGGCGAGGCAGATCCCGCCGGGCGCGTCGAGCTCGGCGAGGACGCGCCACAGCCCGCCTGCAGCCGCCACCGAGCGGACGCACAGGTCCTCGACGAGCGCCTCGCGCCCGGCGGGCGACGCGGCGAGCTCGTAGGCGAGGAAGCCGGCGACCTCGCCACCTTCGACCCAGGCCACCCAGCGGCGCGCCGCGCCGTCGGGGCCGGGAAGGTCCGCGAGCTCCTCCTCCCACCACGCCCGGGTGCGCGCCAGCTCGCCGAGGATCGACCGGCGTGCCGCGTCGAAGGCCGCCGGCAGGGTCTCGAGCGCCTCGGTCGCCGAGAGCGGCCGCGGGCCGCCGCGCGCCGGCTCGGCCGCGGCGAGGACGAGGCCGCCCGGCGCGAGCCGGTAGCGGGCCGACCAGCTCGCCGGGCCGAAGCCGAGGCGACGGTAGCGGGGGGCGGACGCGGCGTCGAGCACGAGGAGGGCCTCCCCGCTCCCGCGGGCGACCTCGAGCAGGCGCCCGAGCAGTGCGGAGAAGAGGCCCCTCCCCCGGTGCGAGGGCAGCACCGCGACGTCGGCGACGCCGGTCGCCGCCGAGACGACCGGACCGGGCAGGGTCAGCTCGATCGCCACGCTCGACGCCGTGGCGACGAGGTCGGCGCCGTCGAAGCACGCGAGGGCGCGTCCCGGCTCGAGGGCGGCGAGCAGTCGCGCCCGCTGCGGCGCGGGGAGGCCGACGCCGAAAGCGGCGGCGAGGCAGTCGGCGAAGGCCTCGAGCTCGTGCGCCTCGGGCGGGCGGACGATCGCGCCGCCCGCCACGCTCAGCCGCCGGCGCCCGGCGCGGACGCCCCCTCGAGCCGACGGCGGATCCGTACCACGACGTCCTCGGAGCCGTTCGCGTCGGCGCCCTTCGCCTCGAGGAGGGCCTGGCGGTCCGCCGCGGCCTCCGCCTCGGCCGAGGCGTCCGCCTTGGCGAGGCGGCTCTCGACGCCCTCCGCGGCGATGAGCTCGGCCTCGGCGACGAGCGCCTCGACCATCTCGTCCTCGGGGACGACGCGCACGATCTTCCCCCGGATGAACAGGTGCCCCTTGTGCCGGCCCGCGGCGATGCCGAGGTCGGCCTCGCGCGCCTCGCCCGGACCGTTCACGACGCAGCCCATCACGGCGACCTGGATCGGCAGGTGCAGCGCCTCGAGCGCCGCCTGCGCCTTCTTCGCCACCTCGATGACGTCGATCTCGGCCCGGCCGCAGGAGGGGCAGGCGATGAGGTCGAGCCCCCGGCGCTCGCGCAGCCCGAGCGACTCGAGCAGCACGCGCCCGGCTCGGGCCTCCTCGACGGGGTCGGCCGTGAGCGAGTAGCGGATGGTGTCCCCGATCCCCTCGGCGAGCAGCGCCCCGATCCCGGCGGTCGCCTTCACGAGCCCGGCGGGGGGCGGGCCGGCCTCGGTGACGCCGAGGTGGAGCGGGTAGTCGAAGGTCTCGGACGCCAGGCGGTAGGCGGCGATCATGAGCGGGACGTTCGAGGCCTTGACCGAGATCTTCACGTCCTCGAAGCCCACCTCCTGGAAGTAGGCGAGCTCCATCTTCGCCGACTCGACGAGCGCCTCCGGGGTGGCCCCGCCGAAGCGCCGGTAGAGGTCGGGGTGCAGCGAGCCGGCGTTCACGCCGATGCGGATCGGCACGCCGCGGTCCTTGGCCTCGCGGGCCACGAGCTTGATCTCCTCGGGCTTGCGCAGGTTCCCGGGATTGAGCCGCAGGCCGTGCACGCCCGCCTCGAGCGCGGCGAGCGCCATCTCGACGTGGAAGTGGACGTCGGCGACGATCGGCACCGGCGAGCGCGGCACGATCCGCGCGAGGCCCTCGGCGGCCTCGCGCTCGTTGCACGTGCAGCGCACGATGTCCGCGCCCGCGCCGGCGAGCGCGTAGATCTGGCGCAGCGTTGCTTCGACATCCGCGGTCTTCGTCGTCGTCATCGACTGGACCGAGATGGGCGCGTCGCCACCGACAGCCACCTTGCCGACCATGATCTGTCG of the Acidimicrobiales bacterium genome contains:
- a CDS encoding GNAT family N-acetyltransferase — encoded protein: MAGGAIVRPPEAHELEAFADCLAAAFGVGLPAPQRARLLAALEPGRALACFDGADLVATASSVAIELTLPGPVVSAATGVADVAVLPSHRGRGLFSALLGRLLEVARGSGEALLVLDAASAPRYRRLGFGPASWSARYRLAPGGLVLAAAEPARGGPRPLSATEALETLPAAFDAARRSILGELARTRAWWEEELADLPGPDGAARRWVAWVEGGEVAGFLAYELAASPAGREALVEDLCVRSVAAAGGLWRVLAELDAPGGICLAQRPLDEPLRHALADPRSLEVLAVRDATWLRVVDVAAAVPLRRYGAAGSLTFEVADGRCGWNEGRWVLESDWEGRGHAERTGAPAQLALDVGALASLLAGAASPASLAAAGRVRELAPGALTRAGRLFAAEAVPFASSAP
- the ispG gene encoding flavodoxin-dependent (E)-4-hydroxy-3-methylbut-2-enyl-diphosphate synthase; protein product: MARASVAVANRRRTRQIMVGKVAVGGDAPISVQSMTTTKTADVEATLRQIYALAGAGADIVRCTCNEREAAEGLARIVPRSPVPIVADVHFHVEMALAALEAGVHGLRLNPGNLRKPEEIKLVAREAKDRGVPIRIGVNAGSLHPDLYRRFGGATPEALVESAKMELAYFQEVGFEDVKISVKASNVPLMIAAYRLASETFDYPLHLGVTEAGPPPAGLVKATAGIGALLAEGIGDTIRYSLTADPVEEARAGRVLLESLGLRERRGLDLIACPSCGRAEIDVIEVAKKAQAALEALHLPIQVAVMGCVVNGPGEAREADLGIAAGRHKGHLFIRGKIVRVVPEDEMVEALVAEAELIAAEGVESRLAKADASAEAEAAADRQALLEAKGADANGSEDVVVRIRRRLEGASAPGAGG